Sequence from the Bacillus mesophilus genome:
TGTATTCTTTATAATGCTAAAAAATATAACATGAGGTATGTACTTGGTATGGAAATCAACTATTCAAATTTTTATAAGGTATAAACAAAAAAAAAGCAACCAGCTTGACTGATTGCTCAAAAGTTTATTGATTAAAGGGTTGAATAATGTTTGGGAAATGGGAAAACAAGATTCTCCCTTCTTACTTATTATCGGTTTATCTTTCAAAAAGTTTAACTATTTTTATCGAATTATTAAATTCGTATACAGCGTTCTATTTTTACTAATAGTAAGACAAATGAAATAAACCTGAAGGAGGATGAAAAGATGGGTGCAATCGAAAGAGAAGGTTATCTATTTGAAACAGAATATAGTGTTATGCTCCAAAAAGGAGCTGTACATGTCTATAAAGAGGGAAACTTTATTAAAGAAATTGATTTTTCGTTTCACGGACAACAACCTGATCCAAAAGCAATTGAAGAACTAGTTGAAGAATTCTTTGAAGAGAATCAGTAAAGAGCCCCTTATGGATGCTCTTATTTTTTGTCCATTTTGTTTGGTCAACACGAAGACTACCTTTTGTGACCATAGCAATCATTTGAAACTTAAATCTATTTCTTGTTTACTAAGATTAGTATAGTAGAAGGTGGTGTAGTGATGAACTATTATAAGGAAATATATGTATTTGATCAAAAAATACCAATAAAAACAATCATCAGAAACTATAAAGAAAAAGATTTTAGTGATTTAATTGAAATTCAAAAGGCTAGTTTTCCTCCTCCGTTTCCTAGTGATTTGTGGTGGAATAAAGAACAACTAACAAATCATGTTGAACTCTTTCCAGAAGGGGCATTATGCGTGGAAATCGACGGTGAGCTTTGCGGTTCTATGACAGGCTTATTGATTGACTATCATATTGGAGATCCACATAAAGGTTGGGATGAGGCAACTAGCTCTGGATACATAGCAAACCATAACCCTAGTGGGAATTCACTATATGTTGTAGATATTTGTGTTAGACCTGAGTATCGCAAATATGGACTAGGAAAACTTTTGATGCAATCCATGTACGAAACTGTTGTACAGTTACAGCTTAAACGCCTGTTAGGTGGGGGAAGATTACCAGGTTATTCACGTCATGCAAAAGAGATGACCATAGACCAGTACGTATCCAATGTCTTAACCGGGAGAATCCATGATCCAGTTATAACCTTTTTATTGAAATGTGGAAGAACTCCTTTAGAAGTAATTCCAAACTATCTTGAAGATGAAGAATCCCTCAATTATGGTCTGTTAATGGAATGGAAAAATCCTTTTCTTTTTCAAAAATAGTTTTTCGGAATCCATATAAAAAAAATAGAACTGCCCTAAGGCAGTTCTACAAGATCCAACATAGGCTGTGCATTTGGTTTGCCAATATAATAGCCTTGAGCCAAATCAAAATGAAGCTCTCTACACAGATCGAGTTCTTCCTTACGCTCAATTCCTTCAGCTAATGTTTTTATATTGTACTCTCTAGCGACATCTATGATACTTCTTAACGCTTCTTGTTTCTCTTTAGACTGATCACAATACGAGATTAACTTACGATCTATCTTCGCATAATTTGGACGCAGTTCTTTTAATACTTCAATGGTAGAATACCCCGCACCTATATCATCTAAAGCAACCTTAATTCCTTCGTTCTTATAGGCCTTAAAGATATCTTTTAAATGATTAATATTACTAATCTCTTCTGTCTCTACAACTTCAAAGACAAGATCATTAGGATCTACTCGATATTTTTCTATGTTTTCAAACGTACTTTTTAAACAATGCTTAGGATTATAAATGGAAGATGGTAAAAAGTTAATGAAGCGTAACAAACCTGCCTGTAGTGTTTCAGCGCTATACTTGATTGCTTGTTTTCTAGCATTCCCATCAAGCATTGCCTGCAATCCTGATACTTGTGCGAATTTAAAAAGCTCAAATGGTGTAAATGGAAACTCTTCTCTTGATGATCTTAATAAAAACTCATACCCTATGACTTCTTGGTCAGATACCGATATAATCGGTTGTATATGATTTGTAAAATAGGACTCTTTGATAACCTGAAGGAGCTTAGGGTGCTTAACTCTCTCAAAGACCTCTGTAAATGGTAGCATGGGAGGAAAGAACGAGTTTCCTACATCACTTGAATTCTCAATAGAAATATATAAATCTATTTTTGATCCAAACTGATTTGTCACAATATCTCCTATCACTTCAAAAATATCATGAAGTTGCTGATGAGAGAAATAGCTAACTATTGTAGATGTAGAGTCCTTAGCCACTATATTCTCAGTTTTAATAGCTGGTGAGATAGCATTAATTACTTCTGGA
This genomic interval carries:
- a CDS encoding DUF5370 family protein, with the translated sequence MGAIEREGYLFETEYSVMLQKGAVHVYKEGNFIKEIDFSFHGQQPDPKAIEELVEEFFEENQ
- a CDS encoding GNAT family N-acetyltransferase; translated protein: MNYYKEIYVFDQKIPIKTIIRNYKEKDFSDLIEIQKASFPPPFPSDLWWNKEQLTNHVELFPEGALCVEIDGELCGSMTGLLIDYHIGDPHKGWDEATSSGYIANHNPSGNSLYVVDICVRPEYRKYGLGKLLMQSMYETVVQLQLKRLLGGGRLPGYSRHAKEMTIDQYVSNVLTGRIHDPVITFLLKCGRTPLEVIPNYLEDEESLNYGLLMEWKNPFLFQK
- a CDS encoding EAL domain-containing protein, which codes for MSCSQCTELSMFKNEGSITFYSRYPEVINAISPAIKTENIVAKDSTSTIVSYFSHQQLHDIFEVIGDIVTNQFGSKIDLYISIENSSDVGNSFFPPMLPFTEVFERVKHPKLLQVIKESYFTNHIQPIISVSDQEVIGYEFLLRSSREEFPFTPFELFKFAQVSGLQAMLDGNARKQAIKYSAETLQAGLLRFINFLPSSIYNPKHCLKSTFENIEKYRVDPNDLVFEVVETEEISNINHLKDIFKAYKNEGIKVALDDIGAGYSTIEVLKELRPNYAKIDRKLISYCDQSKEKQEALRSIIDVAREYNIKTLAEGIERKEELDLCRELHFDLAQGYYIGKPNAQPMLDLVELP